The nucleotide window cttcagtaagttTACAGCTTatctggaggaggaagagagctTGCTTTTCACACTTAAAACTTACTTATATTTGTGTGCTGTATAACTCTTGATGGGGAAGGATTTCTGATAAGAAATCTTACTTGCTTGTGTACATAATCAAAATTCACTCTTAAATCTGTTTTTTGGCAGTTTGAGAGACCCATCAGCTTACGCTTTGCCAAGATAATATTGATATCTGTAAAGTTGGTATCTTTAAGTGACTGGAAATTTAAAGATTTTTCCATCTGTTCTTTTTATATTCAGCATCTTTCTCATGTGAAGTGAGAACGTTGATAACTCCATTTGCAGAGCTGTCTAAATCCAATATAGGTTTAGGCAAACCCATTGTCATCTTTGCAAGGTGATGGAGACTTGCCTAGGCAAAGGGGGTTCAGCACCCACCACTCAGTGTTTGGATGCTCTTCAGAGGGGCCTGGTTTAGAGCAATCTTGGGATGTCCTTGGAGCAGTAGTAAAAGCAGTGTTACATTGGTCATCAGAGCAGGTGAGAATATCAGTTATTATGACCAGTGTTAGTCCATactatttttctccttcagaaggAGCTGAATTTTTGATGATGCACTTAGAAGTGACCCACTTTATCAGAAAGACTCTCTGTTCTGAAGAATCTGAATAAAAACATTCCCTGATCCTTGACTGTCTTAATTAGGCTTATAGTTAATATAGATGATGCTGAAGTCCTCGTCTGAAGTTTGTTGTTTTCTGACTTTTTCAGATAATGGAaagtgcatttcttttttttccttttattccagaCCAAAATGAAGAGGAAGGCTGTGGGTATCTGGCACTGTGGATCCTGCATGAAGACAGTTGCTGGTGGCGCCTGGACTTACAAGTAAGGACATGAAGAAGCTCCTGTCAGCGTTTATCTTCACTTAGCTGAGGCATAatacagcttttttatttttgatttttatctACTATCTAAACATTAAGTAGATGTGTCTTGAGTTAATGATATGTGGAGGGTTTTTGTCTGCATTATTAAAGTTTGATTGGAATGGGTCAGATTGGATTTGATTACTGTTCTTTCCAGTATCTGCACGTGCAGCCGCTGAGAATATTGCATTTAATCCATCATATTactgctgctggttttggtgggTCCCTCCAAAATTTCTTTATCTCGCTGGACTTTTACCaaagcaggggttttttttcttcaaaaatatgagctttgcattttttcccaAACTTCAAATAAAGAAATTGAAACATCTTCACATGTTgaaactaatatttttatttaagtagtCTCTTTTGTGCCTTGGCTGTAGTAGCATTTCTGACTGGATATGTGAACTACAGTTGTTGCTTGTATGAGATACCAGGCTTGGGTCAGGTTTTTGGTGATGttggaaggagcagaggatgcctGGTTCATGCAGTTATCTCAGGGTGAAGCCATCTGTATGGAAAATACCTGATAGATATTCATCTGACCTAATCTAAAAAGAGCTTCAACAGCTAATAAGTTATGTCTCTGACCTAGGGATTATTTTTCTGCTCCTGATTCTTTTCACTGTATAAAAATCTTAATTGTGTAAGGGAACTCTTAGCTCTTCTTTCAAAGCctgagcagcatttttttttttatggttactACCCCTGACTTTTTAGTTCAGAGACACAGATACAACAGGCAAAACCAGGTTTACTCcaagaagaattattttcatgttttgcttttgttttagaaGCACTGAATCCATATTATTCTTATTATGATGCTGCCCTTGCTTACTTTCTTTCTttactcttcccccccccccctccccacccagttCTAGTAGGAGACACTGTTGCCCCACACTTAAGAGTCGCTGTGAGTCTGAGCCCATGTAGTCGGGCGTGACTGGGTAATTTGGGTTGGGATGTAGCTTGTGAAGTTGCATGTGCCTCTGTAGTCAAAGGCTTATGCTTTGTTGTCATGAAAATCAAAGTGGAATTAGCTTCCTGTTGACAGTGCAATCAGACGATAACTATTTGAAATGATTAGTGCTTTCTCAAAAAATAAGTGGCCTGGGTTGTTCTGCTGCCATGTGCAAATGACTCTGCTTCTTCTCTTCCAGTACCACCTCTGCAGTGACAGTCAAATCTGCGATCAGAAGACTGAAGGAATTGAAAGACCAGTAGAAGCTGCTTCCTGTTCTTGTGAAACACCCTTTGTTTCCCCACTGTCAAGATCAGTCCTTTCAACAATAAAAAGGTGATAAAGGAGTGGAATCATGTTTGTCTTTCTGTAAAAAGTCCTGTCTGTCTTGCTGCATGTGGTGGGTTGACACTGGCTGGATATCAGGTCCCACCAAAGCTGCTGTATCACTCCCCTGCTTAGCTGGACAGGGGGGAGacaatataacaaaaggcttatgggacaagataaagacagggagagatcactcagcagttaccatcacaggcaaaatagACTCAACTttgggaaattagtttaattcattaccaatcaaatcagagtaggataatgagaaataaaaacaaatcttaaaaacaccttcccctctcctcccttctttccaggctcaacttcactccagATTTTCTTTgactcctcccccacaggggtgcagggggacagggaatgggggtcacagtcagttcatcacatgttgtttctgctgctccttcctcctcagggggaggactcatCACCGGAGgaggtccctcccacaggagacagttctccatgaacttctccagcgtgggtcctttccacaggctgctgttcttcataaactgctccagcgtgggtccctcccacagggtgcagtcctgcaggaacaggctgccccagcgtgggtctcccacagggtcacaagtgctgccagcaaacctgctccagcgtgggcttcccacagggtcacagccccTTCGGGCatcacctgctctggtgtggggtcctccccgggctacAGGAGGAGATCTGCTCTGCCATggacctccacgggtgcagggcacagcctggctcaCCACGgcctgcaccaggggctgcaggggaacctctgctctggtgcctggagctactccccctccctcttctctgcccttggtgtctgcagagttgtttcacagcttctcactcctctctccagctgcagttgctaTTGTGCGGGTTTTTTATCCCCTTAAGCATgttttcccagaggtgctaccaccgtctctgatgggctcagccctggctgcGGCAGGTCCATCTTAGAGCTGGCTgacattggctctgttggacagaggggaagcttctagcagcttctcacagaagcatCCCCTGTAGctccccctgctaccaaaaccttgctacACAAGCGCAATGCTCTGTACTGTGTAGGTATGTATGGAGACATTAATAGTGCTATCCAGTAGTTGAGTGGCTCTTGTTACTGGTGAATCCATTAAAAGCCACTTTTCCAGTTAATTACATACTTTGTTGCTTGAATGCACTGGGGTGAATCTGAGGAAAGCTTAAATAGCTCAAAGAAGCCTGGCTCATCTTGATATGTCCTTCATGTCTGTGCCTTAAGGAATTGTGTAGAGCTCTATGAGTGGAGGAATGGACAGATGTAAGGGGGGAGGAGAGAACATGGAAAACATTATTCTACCTCTTCCTGTTTGCCTTTGAGGAGGGCTCGGGGGAGTAGAGCATGTGCTGcaagatgaagagaaaaagagcatCCTGACTGGTTTGGGGGCAGAGGTTGGAATGGCTAAAGACCAGCTGTTGTCCTCTGTTGCTGGCTGGTGCCACTAATTTTACAGCACCAGCTACAGATGCATGCTTACTGCAGCCTGAAGTGTTCCGCTGTCTGCACATCTCAAGGTTAGTCCACCTGAATGCTCCCTATGGCTTCTGGGCTCCCATAGCAGGCTCCCAGGTCTGTATGTTCAACTTGCTTAGTCTGTACTGAGTTACAACGAATTTTCATGTTGAGCCAACTGCTGGGACATTTGTCTTGGAGGAAAAGCTGCTGTCTGAGTTAAGAATTGCCTCCAGGTCATCCCTTTGTCAAGACTGTCAAGATCCTGGAACATTTTTTATGGTCTCTTTTTCAGGTTTGTTTCGATTTGgtttgaggtttggttttgtctgggtGTTTTGGTGACTGCAGCACCTCTCCTGTCCTTAACAATacagaaaagtcagaaaacaaGTCATAGTAATAGATAGCTCCTGGAGGAAGAATAGTAAGCAGGTAGCATAGCAGTTGCTTGCTCTTGCTCCAACTTAAGCTTTAAATGGATTTGGGGGGTGATGAGCTACAGTAATAATGTCACAGAACTGGACCTAAGTAGGAACCTTTTCCCAAGCTGCAAAAAGTCTATGCCTCAGAAGTTTGACTGCAGTGTCCCTGAAGTTGtttcctaaacttttttttttttcagtgctctaaACTTCCCTTACTAAAGCAAATTAATATATTCAGGTATTCACTGACACTCACACCAACCTACCATCCTTCATGTCATCTTCCAACAGTGATGAGGGTCGTTCCCTGGGACGCAATCTGCTTTCTGGGTGAGAGATCCCTGCACATTTTGCTGCTGACACACCTTGCCATGTGAGGTGAAAGAGTGTGTGACAGTCTTGAAGTGGAGGCAGCAGTGGGTGTCTCTCCTTAGAAGCAATGGCTTATTTCTCTATATGTAGATGAACACCATCGTGGCCTTCTGCATGTGTGTCTTCTGTTACAGCAGGGTTATGGAGGAAACTTCTGGGTTCAAGAAACTCTTAGCTCAACTCTGCCtcatttttgctgctgcttttcttagaCGACACGTCCACAGCAGCTTTGTCTATGTACTTGTCAGACCTCCCAGCTCAGTACTGGGCCCTGCTGTTGCTGGTCCTGGTTTGTGCTAACCAGCTTTCTTAGGATGACATCTCCAAGGTGCCttcaactttattttcatttaagatGTTTCTTCTCCCTTGGGGATGCCTTGCATACTGATGTGCAGATAGCTGGAACAGCTCAAAGAGCCAGCTTTTCTCCTGTCTGCTGCTCCCACTGAAGACAGGGTGAATGGTGCGTGAGGATGGCTTATGCTACTGTGTGGATACCTCTGCCACCTGAAAAACAGCAGCTGACCTGCCGCAGCGAATTTGTGAAGGGGCACAGCCCCTGACTTTGTCTTGCCTTCCTATGTAGGTCTATGAAGTGCTGTGGCCCAGGAGCTCCTTTGCAGGTAAGTGAGCCATCCGTTAGGGAACCTCAGTGAGGAGGAAGGGTTGGGGAGCTGGTATAGGCTGGGTGCACAGAAGCAGCTGTGTGTCCTGCTTAGACCTTCAGGAAAAGGGGTGAAGTTCATGGGGGGAGCTGCTCCAGTTGCCAGCTCAGATGGAGATGAGTTTGCTCAGCAGGTACTGGCCATGCATCTGTGCATCACCTTGGGAGAGAGCTTTTGAGAAGGTTTCTGAGCAATGACAGCACTTCTTAAACTGCATCAAAATGAAGAAATGATCTTCCATCATGCTAAAGGTGTCTCCATGTGAGCCCTTTACTTAGGAAATTGCGATAAAACCATGTGAACACTGATTACTTTGCTTGCTACATCATCATGCAAAAGCATTTGTTGGTAAAACACTCAGTGTGCTTGGGGGAGGTTACTCTGGTGATGTGTTCATACAGCTCTGCCTCTAGAAGGAGCCCTGAGGGCCTTGGGTTTCTCTGTGGAGGTCCTTGTTTCTACAAGGAGGCACCATGCAGCCAGTTGCAGCAGAGGAGGTCTGACAGCTTGGAAACAGCAGCTCAGCTTCCTGCGAAGTGGGCTTGAGGATGGGAGGGGGAAATGCTGTTTTCAGTGAAGCTGCAGAAGAGGTCCAAAACTCCACCACCACCTGCATGAGGTGTTCACACTGGAGCAAAACTTCATAGGGATCTGCAGTGATACAGGAGCCATGGATATGGCTCATCTGCCACAGGAAAGTCACTGCTATGCCTCAGTGATCTGCCAGAAAAAAGTACTGCTCAGTCCTTGGAACAGCTGCAGCTATCCCCTGGTTAAACATGCCCTTCTCTCCTCTGGACTTCTTGAGCTGCTAAAACCAGATGTAAGTGGCAAGCAAGAGTGTGCTCCTGGCAAATTCGGATTTACCTGCTGTCTCCAAGGCTTGTAGCTGGCTGTGACAGCTGCTGTGTGGAGGTATGTGTTAACAGCTCTTGCTGCCTTTACAAGCAGGATAGTGTTGTTCTGCATATGGCCTTTTATTCTTGACACAGTGTGCTTGGGTCACACTCCCATGTCCCTCTATGGTTCTGGGTGCTGAGATATGATTGCACACCCCTGTGCTTTCTTCATTAATTCAGATGTTGTAATTAAAGTACAGGTTTCTGATTAAAGCTCACTCAACTGCTATGAAGTAGCCATTCAGTAACAGGTGCAGAGGATATGTTTCGTTATGTTGATATCCCAGGGTGATTGCACAGGTATCTTATCTAAGGTGACTTCTATTCCTGCTGAGGAAATTATTAATTACCTTTGGGATCACTATTTGCAGAGGGTGAAAGCTGGGTAGAAACAGGgtgggaaaaggaagagaagatcAGGATGTGAGATGATTATTTTGATCTGGACTGTGTGGTCCTATCTGCATCCCTGCATGGGCTGTGCTCGCATAGCTCCTGGGCTGTTTGTGTTCCCCCAAAAGCACCTTGGTACCCTGGCCTGCTCCTGAACAGAAGCGTTTTGTGCTGGCGAACTTCAGGGCTGCCTATTCTGCACGTTTCCCCAAAGTGTGATCAGGGCAGGAAAGAGGAAGGATGCTGTGGTCAGAGCACTGTCAGCTGGCAATGCTGCGAGCGGCCAGCGGGCGACACTGCCGCTCTGCTCCTCAGTGTTGCAAGGCTGCTGCTTGGCTGCATCTTCTCAGCTTCGCTTCCCTTCCCATCCAGAAGAAAGTCTCTGCTCACCTGTACACCTACTATAGCTTCTTAGCGTTTCATGCTTCCCCCCTAAAACAGACCATGATGGTGATTTTAGGCTGAAACAGGAGTCTATGCCAAAAGAGATCAGGAGGTAGAAATAGCAATGGGGAGGTTGGAGACAGACAGGTTGTCACCACTAACAGAGCTGCATTTGTGTCATTGCTCTATCCAAACCCTGTATGTATCCTAGGAGTATTTGTTGTATTAACAGTTATGTGATTTGGCCAGGTGATGTTCAAAATTTGTTTCCTCTGGGAATCTAGGGTGAAACCAGGAATTTTTAGCAATTTTACTTACTGCTTTCAACATACTTGTTGTTGAGCCTAGTCAGAAACTTGGACAGAATTGTCTTAGATGCTGTAGAAGCAGAGAGCAAAGTGCTGGCACCTGTCTTGGAGGGTGTGAGCTTACCGCGGTGTCTGACCCATCTGTATTGCTACAGCTATGGGAATTGGAGGAGGGTTTGACTTTGGAGAAGACTTTGAATCTGACTGACTGTTCTGTAGATGTGGCTGAGCAGACTGATTGATCTTCGTTGCTTTTGAAGAGCAGGTGAGAAAGCAGGTGCTTTCTCAGTGCAATCTGTCAGTCCCATGGGATTTTTTGTCAGGATCAAGGATATAACCCTAGGGGATGGTGGCTGTAATCAAAGTGGAATTTCAGGTGGACAAAGGTGTTTCGGGAGCCCAAAGGAACTTGGAAACCAAAAGCTGAAAGAGCTCAGGGCAActattctcattctgatttctcTGTTAAGCATTTAtctgtttccaaaggaaaataatttatttggctTTACCGCATTTACACTTCCTGCTCTTCCTGCTCACTAACAACCTGTTTGGTCTGTAGGGGATCATGATGCTAAGCCCTGGGGGCACCTTTTGTGTTTGTCATGCCAGGTATTAAAGACTGTTGGGGCTTAGGGCTCATGGGGATAAGAAACACCAGCCGAAGGCATTGGTTGTCCCTTCTGTGTCCTG belongs to Athene noctua chromosome 7, bAthNoc1.hap1.1, whole genome shotgun sequence and includes:
- the RPL37A gene encoding large ribosomal subunit protein eL43, whose translation is MAKRTKKVGIVGKYGTRYGASLRKMVKKIEISQHAKYTCSFCGKTKMKRKAVGIWHCGSCMKTVAGGAWTYNTTSAVTVKSAIRRLKELKDQ